One Anatilimnocola floriformis genomic window, GTCGCAGGAAGCGAGGCTGTGATGATCGCCGAATCGAAACAAGATCAGCCGTTGCGAATCATGTTCATCGTCACGGTGCCGATGGCTTTTCATTTTTTGAAAGGGCATTTGGAACATCTGGCCGCACAGGGTTTCGATATTCACTTGGTTTCGTCGCCGGGCGAGCAACTTGATCAGTTCGCGCGCACCGCGCCAGTCGAGGTTCACGCTGTTCCGATCAGTCGCACCATCAGCCCTTTGCAAGACCTCAGCACGCTGTGGCAACTCTGGTCGCTGATGCGCGAAGTGCAACCCGACATTGTCCACTCCTACACGCCGAAGGCTGCATTGCTCGGAACCATCGCCGCTCGGCTCTCGCAAATTGCAGTCGTGGCGATCTCACTGTTTGGCTTGCCGCAAATGGCTCGCCGCGGCGTGATGCGCTGGCTGCTCGATGCCACCACGCGGCTATCTTGCTGGTTGGCCGACTGGGTTTGGACCGACAGCCCTTCGCTGCGCGACTACGTGTTGCAACAGCGGCTGTGCTCGCCGGCAAAGCTCAACGTGTTGCATCACGGCAGTGTGAACGGCGTCGATACGCTGAACAACTTTTCGCCCGAACGATTCTCCTCGGCAGAACTGGCTGCTGCTCGACGGCGGTACGACATTCCTGCCGGCAGCGAAGTGCTGGGCTTTGTCGGCCGGTTGTGTCGCGACAAGGGAATCAATGAACTGCTGATTGCCTGGCAAACCCTGCGTGAAATTTTTCCCGATCTGCAATTGCTGCTGGTTGGCCCGCGCGAAGAAGGCTTGACTGCGGAATCGATGGAGCTGCTGCAGACCGATCCGCGGATCAAGTTCGCCGGCATGACGCGCGAAGTTGCCCTTCATTTGTCGCTGATGGATGTGTTCGTCAACCCTTCGTATCGCGAAGGCTTTGGCGTGGCGAATCTCGAAGCCGGCGCGATGGCGCTGCCTGTCGTCAGCACACGCATCCCCGGCTGCGTCGACTCTGTTTGCGACGGAGTGACCGGCACGCTGGTTCCGACCCGCGATCCCGCTGCGTTGATCGCCGCCATCACCGAATATCTGACCAATCGAAACCTTGCCCAACAGCACGGCCAGGCCGGCCGGCTGCGTGCTCAGGAAGATTTTGCTCCGTCTGCTTTGTGGTCTGCCTTGGAGCGTCAATATCGCACGCTGCTCGCCCAGACCAACCGTTCGTTGGAATCGTCCGTTTCCCCCTCGTTGAACGCCACCTCGGCCCATGTAGGAGACTAAACATGTCGACCACTTCTATTCAAGAAAACGCCAACCTCGCCACTTCTGCCAAGGCCGCTGCCCCCAGTACACACGGTCACGAGCTGTATACCAGCGAGGAGTATCTGCTGCGGACAGCAGGGACGTGGCACACCGAAGATTCGCCGTTCAAAGCCACTTATGTCGATCGGTTGCGGAAGAAAAACAAGATCATGCCGTCGACGACCTGCGAAATTGGCTGCGGCGCCGGAGCGATCCTGGCCGAGCTACAGAAGCGCTGGCCCGGTGATTGCAGTTTTACTGGCTACGAAATCAGCGAGCATGCCCATGAGTTGAGTAAGCAGTACGCCAATCCGCGGCTGAAGTTTGAAATGGGCGATGCCTTTGCCGATTCCAAAACGTACGACCTGGTCCTGACCATGGATGTGATCGAGCACGTCGAAGATTGCTTCGGCTTTCTCCGGCAGATTCGGGACAAGGGGCAGCTGAAGATGTATCACTTCCCGCTCGAGATCACCTGCACGTCAGCCCTGCGCGATTACTACGGCCGGGGCTACAGCCTGGGGCACATTCATCACTTCTCGCAGTCGTCAGCGCTCGAAGCGCTGCGCTACACAGGCCACCGCGTGATCGATTGGTGCTACACGCCGGTCGGCTTGTCGTGCGCGAAGTTGTTCCGCACGCGGATGATGAACATGCTCCGCTACATGCTGCCGCAAGGTTTCGCCCAGCGGACCATCGGCGGATATTCGCTGATGGTGCTGTGCGAATAAACGGCGCGATGAATCACGCCGGCTGCAACGCGGCCGGCATGTTGTCGCTGCCAAAACCGACCATGTTGGTCTTCCCTTTGCGGGCGGCCATTTCGTCGAGCTTCTTTTTATTGACGCTGAGCACGCCGGGGAAATTCTGCAGACCGTTGATCCAAAAACGGTGCTCGTGAATCACGCGGCGCGCCTGCTCTTGCAGCGGCGCGATGTGCTTTTGCACGGTCCGCTCGACGTCACCTTTCCAGCCCGATTGGAAGAAGCGATCGAACACGGTATTCACCAGCACGCTCGTCGGCGCGCAGCAGATTAGATAAGCGCCAGTTACCGGACTGGCGGCGAAGAGCTGCGAGTTCACGCCCAACGGCGAGGCCATTAGTTTGTTGGCAGCTGCTTTCTCTTGCACGTCGCGCACGATTTCCAGAATGAGCAGCGCCAGGTTCGCCGCGCTCGCGGCCAGGCCGATGGCGGCGTTCGTCGCAGTGCCACCGTCGGCGAGCACGCCGGCCAGTTTGCCGGTGAATTCCGCGGTGCCGATGGCAGTGCGCGCGCCGTTGGCGTCCCGTTCGCGCTCGAGGATTCTTAACAAGCCTTCCATCGCGCGAGCCGGCTCATCGACGGCCAGGCTCCGTTCTTTGTGCACGCGGGCTTCGTGCATGCGGTATTGATCGCGGGCCGTTTTGCAGGCGCTCGCGAGTGCG contains:
- a CDS encoding glycosyltransferase family 4 protein — translated: MIAESKQDQPLRIMFIVTVPMAFHFLKGHLEHLAAQGFDIHLVSSPGEQLDQFARTAPVEVHAVPISRTISPLQDLSTLWQLWSLMREVQPDIVHSYTPKAALLGTIAARLSQIAVVAISLFGLPQMARRGVMRWLLDATTRLSCWLADWVWTDSPSLRDYVLQQRLCSPAKLNVLHHGSVNGVDTLNNFSPERFSSAELAAARRRYDIPAGSEVLGFVGRLCRDKGINELLIAWQTLREIFPDLQLLLVGPREEGLTAESMELLQTDPRIKFAGMTREVALHLSLMDVFVNPSYREGFGVANLEAGAMALPVVSTRIPGCVDSVCDGVTGTLVPTRDPAALIAAITEYLTNRNLAQQHGQAGRLRAQEDFAPSALWSALERQYRTLLAQTNRSLESSVSPSLNATSAHVGD
- a CDS encoding class I SAM-dependent methyltransferase; its protein translation is MSTTSIQENANLATSAKAAAPSTHGHELYTSEEYLLRTAGTWHTEDSPFKATYVDRLRKKNKIMPSTTCEIGCGAGAILAELQKRWPGDCSFTGYEISEHAHELSKQYANPRLKFEMGDAFADSKTYDLVLTMDVIEHVEDCFGFLRQIRDKGQLKMYHFPLEITCTSALRDYYGRGYSLGHIHHFSQSSALEALRYTGHRVIDWCYTPVGLSCAKLFRTRMMNMLRYMLPQGFAQRTIGGYSLMVLCE